The sequence CCTATAAGCAATCTCAAATAGGGGTGGGCGTGGGTCGGGTTTTGTCGGGTCGAGTACCCGACATGTCGGGTAGTCATTTTGACCACCCGACCCCGATCCGAAAAAATCGGGTACCCGATCGATTTTTTCGGGTAAGCAGTCGGGTacccgtttttttttttttttttcaaattcaatgaatgtaaaaattaaaagcaATCCATATATTTTTGGTTGTGAGCTATTTCTACCCTCAGATATTTACTTATTTTtcacaagttttgaaaaaaaaatctaaactatatcaaacaattaaataatagAAATCtatgaaaaaataatcatcatttttcaaGTGATGTATGTATACCCAATTCAAGAAAAATGAACGGCCATTTTAGTTGAGAGCAAAAGAATGAAAATAGAGAGGATATGTGCTTAGATAATACATACtaatatatattgaatttttttaaaaaatattgtcgGGTTTTGTTGGGTACCCGAACCCGATCGGGTAGTAATTATACTACCCGACACCAACCCGAAAATTCTAAACCCGATCGGGTCGGGGCGGGTATCCGATACCCGACCCCAAACGCCCACCCCtactctcaaacactaccttaagtAAATGATATATTTGACGATTGATAAACGACTCGTTCCTACTActattgaatatttttttaaaaaatactttctattatataaatttatatattaatttaaaataaaaaaaatacatatatgtcCATACATATATGAACATAaggttaaaataatttataataaaatattctacACATAAtactacatttttgcatgcaaataaaaataatcactaattaaattcttaaatatattatacattatattatacattatacatatattaaaaacgtgtattactaaaataatacataaatatatttaaaaatcatgcatctataaatataaatataaataataaataaataaataaataactaaatactTTAATATTCACGTTAATATTTTCCAATACTAATTAATGGGATATGAAAACCAAGTAAATGCCGCGGGTGCCACGTAATCGAAAAAATAAATAGGAAGTTGGAGACGATTAGCCAAAAAAACTAAGGGAAAGGGAAAAAGGTTCGTGTAAAACTAAAACCCTCGTTTTCAGAGAGATCGAGGGAGAAGATGGCGTCGTCTTCCAGCAGCGGCCTCACATTCAAGCTCCATCCGCTCGTCATTGTCAACATCTCCGATCACTTTACTCGGATCAAGTCACAGTCTGCTCCGCCTCATTCCGCTCCCAACGGAGTCGACGCCGCGTCGCCGCAGCCTACCCCCCCGCCGCGCGTTTTCGGTTGTGTAATCGGTGTCCAGCGCGGCCGTACGGTGGAGATCTTCAACAGCTTCGAGCTTCTCTATGACTCCTCCACACACTCCCTCGACCGCGCTTTTCTCGAGAAAAAACAAGAGCTTTGTACGATTTTGTTACTTTTTTTTTCCGTGTTTTTAATCAATACGTGTAGAAGGAACTGAAATAGTTATGTTTGACGTCTAATGAGCAGATAAGAAGGTCTTTCCCCATTTTTATGTTCTGGGATGGTACTCGACTGGGAGCGATGCTCAAGAATCCGATATGATTATTCATAAAGCCGTGAGTCTGTCTTATTGTTTGTCAGCTCTGCAAAGATTTATACATCTTTCTGGTTGAGTATCTTCATATTAGGCTATAATATTTTGGAGTGACTTAATGTGATACAAAGAGAATAATAGCCTGTGGAAAATCTTGATGTACTTTAAAGGGTCTACCTCCAGCTTTAAATGCTGTAGTGGACTTGCACAGACAAGAATTGATGAGAAAATAACGTAGTTAAGTTTTCCTGATTATTCAATTATCCATATCAAAACCAGATGGCTCCCCAGTATGGTGTTTTAACTGTTGCTTCTATTTTTTAGGCAGTGGACACATTTCATTGTTTCTACTTTCTAGTACTATAATAACAAAAGTTGTTCCACTTCTGTGACTCTAATGTTATGTTTTTTGTTTTAACAGTTGATGGATATCAACGAGAACCCTGTTTATGTTCTTATCAATCCTTCAATTAATCCTGCACAGAAAGATCTGCCTGTTACAATCTTTGAAAGTGGTATGTGTTTCCCGGGACAATTTTTTAAATTGgtattattgtttatttattatctataaatactCCAAAAGCCTGCCATTTATTTGGTCTCCTAGACTAAGTATTTTCTCCATTTTTTGCAGTTCATGTTATCCCTCTATCATGATTGTGCTTGTCAATCTATATGCTATGATAAGATCCATGATATATGCTTTTTATGTGCTTCAAACCATGTATTAAGTTATTAACTGTATGCTTCTTATCTAACTTTTGTTGGTTCTGTTTCATCGTTCTTCCTCCATAGAAAGACCTATCTTttatcatttaaattttttacattGTGGGATATTACTCTATGCAGAAATCTTTGTATTTGGTTTTGAGTTGGCAATGAGATAATCTAGATTTATTAAGATGTAAATGATGCGGACTAGTATGCAGCTGGGCATGTGAATATTCTCATGTGTGTAATCCTGTTTTTTGAGCCATTTGCATTTCAGTCATGAAGCCTGGGAGgaaacaatattattttttcctTCATAATTGTTTTAGGAAACCGCTGCCTTGTTGTTGGCAACTGAAGCAGTACTTTGTGTGGTTATATTGTAATAGAGATTTGCATCCAAAAGATGAACCACATGGTTGTCATGTCtgtttgattgttttttttaacataCTTCAGTCACAATGTTAATCTGACACAAGCTTCCATCTCTTCTCTCTCCTGTTCAAGAATTGCATGTCATTGATAGCATCCCTCAGCTTATATTTGTTCGGTCCAGTTACACCATAGAggtatgttttgttttttttccttcttttgaTCATGTTTCGAGCAAGCAATAGGCTAATATGAGACCATCTGTCTTCTTGTTGTTGCTAGACAGTAGAAGCAGAGAGAATATCTGTTGATCATGTTGCCCATCTAAAACCATCAGATGGAGGTTCAGCTGCAACTCAGTGTGAGGATTTTCTTTTCTGATAATTTCCAGCATGCATCGTAATATTACACCCCCCCCTGCCTTGAAATGATATTTGTCACTCCTCCATGGCTCACTAGCATATAGGGTTGACGATTACCTTATTTTGTAGTGGCTGCTCACCTTACTGGCATACACAGTGCCATCAAGATGCTGAATAGTAGAATCAGAGTCCTCCATCACTATCTTCTAGCCATGCAAAAAGGTATCGTggttattttcttcttttttgtgATGTATTGTATGTGACTTGATTGACATAGAACTTAAAAGGAATCCCATTTATTTCATCACAAATTGGATGCCAACTTTTATTAACCTAAGTGAACAATGAGTATTTATCATCGGAAATGCCACTATCAGCTCTTGAAAGTTTGTGCAGGACAATTCCTAATTTGTTTTGACAATAAATCTCActtcttataaaaaaaattataatgtgTTGGTGTTCTTTTccatgtatttttattattctgAAGCATGAGAAGAGTATAATAGAGGAATTGTAAGTCCTTGCATGTTATATATCGATATGTTCCCGACTGAAGAAATCATAGACCAGCTTATTCTCGTCTCAGCATTGGTTTGATGATAGCTTCAGTTTTTATCGTACTCAATTGATGTGTATAGCCGTTATGGTATGAAATAGATAGAAAGCCATTGAGACTGAGTGCATGAGAATTGAGATGGATTCCAATTACTATCTTCTTTGAATCACCATGTTTATTAGTTGTTCACAAGCATTGCTGATGTTTTCAGGGGAAATCCCATCGGAGAATTCATTGCTGAGGCAAGTATCCAGTCTACTGAGACGATTACCGGCCATTGAATCTGAAAAATTTCAAGATGATTTCTTGATGGTCAGTGTTCTGGGGGATTTTGGTTTCCTGATATTAAAATTTGCAGCATTTGTACTCTCCATTCTCTTGGAATCTAGGGAGAAGTTATCTGCTTGAAATCATGTGAAATGTTGCAGTAAATCTTGTCTGGTGGCTTGCATGACATCTATGCATGCATAAAATAGTTTCTTATGTTTATTTTCTAATCCCAAATTCGATCCAATTTCAGGAATATAATGATACTCTATTGATAACTTACCTTGCCATGTTCACCAATTGTTCGAGGTATGTCTGTCTTCCTGGTATTGTTTCTTATTGAGTATCTGTTGGTAATTGGTATGTTGATGTTGAAATGGAAAGTAGAGTTATATAGTCCGGATACTCTGATGGGCAGATAACGTTTCCTGACATTTGATCCATCAAATCTTGTTTTTCATCGATTTAGAACCTATTAGCCTCAGTGGCTCTTACTTTATTGTTTTTGGTTGTTATGGCAGCACCATGAACGAGCTGGTTGACAAATTCAACACTGCTTATGATAGACATAGCCGGAGGGGTGGTCGGGCTGCTTTTATTTAAACATGTGTTTCTGTCTCGTTATCCTTATATATAAAGCCCGGAAGTTTATGCAAATTATATATGTGAAAACACACAACTGCTACAGTTTTCATGAAGACACGAGTTTTTCGTCCCTTCAAATCCTCATCAAGAGTTCTACGGACACAGCCTGAAGTGTCTTCATTCGTTGAAGGGGAATGCGAAGGAACATGATTTCTCTTCTTCTATCCTAGGTTAACTCAAAcagaaattataattatatttgcTTTTTTGTTTTCATGTGCATGGAAAATATTCATCAGAAATGTGTTATCAGATTACTAAGAatcatgatttatttgattttaatttttattatgtatttttcgatgataatattataatattgtaCTCTTTAGTGGC comes from Henckelia pumila isolate YLH828 chromosome 4, ASM3356847v2, whole genome shotgun sequence and encodes:
- the LOC140859811 gene encoding COP9 signalosome complex subunit 6a is translated as MASSSSSGLTFKLHPLVIVNISDHFTRIKSQSAPPHSAPNGVDAASPQPTPPPRVFGCVIGVQRGRTVEIFNSFELLYDSSTHSLDRAFLEKKQELYKKVFPHFYVLGWYSTGSDAQESDMIIHKALMDINENPVYVLINPSINPAQKDLPVTIFESELHVIDSIPQLIFVRSSYTIETVEAERISVDHVAHLKPSDGGSAATQLAAHLTGIHSAIKMLNSRIRVLHHYLLAMQKGEIPSENSLLRQVSSLLRRLPAIESEKFQDDFLMEYNDTLLITYLAMFTNCSSTMNELVDKFNTAYDRHSRRGGRAAFI